The following are encoded in a window of Catenulispora sp. MAP5-51 genomic DNA:
- a CDS encoding GGDEF domain-containing protein: MSLTAVVLVLLAAAAVALAGMNLALRRRLEHLEETTRTALAEAASEVTGLEQGREDLERLSALDPLTGVWNYRYLQGALARELEAARATGVGGALLMIDVDDFRQVNAGYGHQRGSAVLRELAQRLALEVRHADTFARYGGEEFVLIIPGTNAETAAKVAERLCYAVRKLTFDAGPDGDPEQGPFQLTISVGGVIFPDHGTHAATLLRVADEQLMAAKRDSHGSWRIT; this comes from the coding sequence ATGTCCCTCACGGCGGTGGTCTTGGTGTTGCTGGCCGCGGCCGCTGTCGCGTTGGCCGGCATGAACCTGGCCCTGCGCCGGCGGCTGGAGCACCTGGAGGAGACCACCCGCACCGCGCTGGCCGAGGCCGCCAGCGAGGTGACCGGGCTGGAACAGGGCCGGGAGGACCTGGAGCGGCTGTCCGCGCTCGATCCGCTGACCGGGGTGTGGAACTACCGGTACCTGCAGGGCGCGCTGGCCCGGGAACTCGAGGCCGCGCGGGCCACCGGGGTGGGCGGCGCGCTGCTGATGATCGATGTCGACGACTTCCGCCAGGTCAACGCCGGATACGGCCATCAGCGGGGCTCCGCGGTGCTCCGGGAGCTGGCGCAGCGTTTGGCGCTGGAAGTGCGACACGCCGACACTTTCGCCAGATACGGCGGCGAGGAGTTCGTCCTCATCATTCCCGGCACCAACGCCGAGACCGCTGCGAAAGTCGCCGAACGGCTCTGCTACGCGGTCCGCAAACTGACTTTCGACGCAGGTCCGGACGGGGACCCGGAGCAGGGTCCGTTCCAGTTGACGATCTCCGTCGGCGGTGTGATCTTCCCCGATCACGGGACGCACGCCGCGACGCTTTTGCGGGTCGCTGATGAACAACTCATGGCAGCTAAACGTGACTCTCATGGAAGTTGGCGCATCACCTGA
- a CDS encoding 5-formyltetrahydrofolate cyclo-ligase, with product MTNQFNDPGLAKGTIRSRLLAARRACAPERRAAWAAAACEVLVGQMSGADVVAAYASFGTEPDTGPLLAGLRGRGIRVLLPILENDMDLSWGWFSDPDSLVRRIPPGGSRPSPIPEPAESLGRDAVLSASWIVVPALAVSPDGIRMGRGGGSYDRVLTRIEASPRAARPRVAALLYPGELDVDLPVEPHDRPVDMAVAGESVRHWDESPGGVLSR from the coding sequence ATGACTAATCAATTCAACGACCCGGGCCTTGCCAAGGGCACGATCCGGTCACGGTTGCTGGCCGCACGGCGCGCGTGCGCCCCCGAGAGGCGTGCGGCGTGGGCGGCTGCGGCGTGCGAGGTGCTGGTGGGGCAGATGAGCGGGGCGGACGTGGTCGCCGCCTACGCCTCTTTCGGCACCGAGCCGGACACCGGCCCGCTGCTGGCGGGATTGCGCGGGCGCGGTATCCGCGTCCTGTTACCTATTCTAGAGAATGACATGGACCTGTCGTGGGGGTGGTTTTCCGACCCTGATTCACTCGTTCGAAGGATCCCGCCCGGCGGCTCCCGCCCCAGCCCCATCCCCGAGCCGGCCGAGTCCCTGGGCCGGGACGCCGTGCTGTCAGCCTCCTGGATCGTGGTGCCGGCCCTGGCCGTGTCCCCCGACGGCATCCGCATGGGGCGCGGCGGCGGCAGCTACGACCGGGTGCTGACCAGGATCGAGGCGTCCCCGCGCGCCGCACGCCCCCGGGTGGCGGCGCTGCTGTATCCCGGCGAGCTCGACGTAGACCTCCCGGTCGAACCCCACGACCGGCCGGTCGACATGGCGGTCGCCGGGGAAAGCGTTCGCCACTGGGACGAATCTCCCGGCGGGGTTCTCTCGCGCTGA
- a CDS encoding SpoIIE family protein phosphatase, with translation MPANSTQTSAISVLEALPDPVVVLNHRGQITGWNPAAEELFGWYGEEVLGRPWTEFVVADGTNGNALSHLDSIGSTVQRGGTWEGSFPITTRNGDSLLARVRAAPMMNGGMVTGTVVTAIDLFGSDASRDDQQRAAARAAVRAAVLSRAGMQLGTSLDTGRTLAALAEILVPAFADTCVVDLLDENGVAQRLVTVHSTDTSPCPPMRAGTEIHYPARHPCDRALRTGRPVLIQGAPRVKALDQDEECDRKALLLDAKSLIAVPLLAPSGVRGVLAIALTEDADPTPRYDTADLELVEELAARAGLALENAAMFDRQRTLALALQKSLLPTDLPLPDGVSIRVGYAPGAASEVSGDLYDVVELSAGRIGVVIGDVQGRGAHAAAVMGQLRAALRAYAVLDVQPGQLLSYLDELVRGLNEEILVTCVYAIYDPFTRRCALANAGHPPPLLASAHGTYPMEVPPDVPLGIGPLGPGGGKGAVQFEDHIFSIPPGDVLVMYTDGVVERRDQSVDTGVRTLCLAIERVVREPRAICRAALRAAGSEAHDDQAVLAMATSTVDLPLSRLALPARPEAAFAARHHTRAVLREWGLSEHAELAELLVSELITNAVRHASSPRPTPWGSFSDSDQYPEPEPPPMAEDMMELAAVREYADHLGALDEDNEMDLLAEPGLLDELGMLDGTLAAPGGSRRLDLVLRRGLRALWIEVHDPDVRLPRIRQAAETDEGGRGLYLVDALSARWGARPTDAGKFVWFEIPLF, from the coding sequence GTGCCCGCGAACAGCACCCAGACCTCGGCGATCTCGGTGCTCGAAGCCCTGCCCGACCCCGTGGTGGTGCTGAACCACCGGGGCCAGATCACCGGCTGGAACCCCGCCGCCGAGGAGCTCTTCGGCTGGTACGGCGAAGAGGTCCTGGGCCGGCCGTGGACCGAGTTCGTGGTCGCCGACGGCACCAACGGCAACGCTCTGTCACACCTGGACTCCATCGGGTCGACCGTCCAACGCGGGGGCACATGGGAGGGTTCCTTCCCGATCACCACGCGCAACGGTGACTCCCTGCTCGCCCGCGTGCGCGCCGCGCCGATGATGAACGGCGGCATGGTCACCGGGACCGTGGTGACCGCGATCGACCTGTTCGGCTCCGACGCCAGCCGCGACGACCAGCAGCGCGCCGCCGCGCGGGCCGCTGTGCGCGCCGCAGTGCTGTCGCGCGCGGGTATGCAGCTGGGGACCTCGCTGGACACCGGCCGGACGCTCGCCGCGCTGGCCGAGATCCTGGTCCCGGCGTTCGCCGACACCTGCGTCGTGGACCTGCTGGATGAGAACGGCGTCGCACAGCGTCTGGTGACGGTGCACAGTACGGACACCTCTCCGTGTCCCCCTATGCGCGCGGGTACGGAGATCCACTACCCGGCGCGCCATCCCTGTGACCGCGCGCTGCGGACCGGCCGGCCGGTCCTCATCCAGGGCGCGCCGAGGGTGAAGGCGCTGGACCAGGATGAGGAGTGCGACCGCAAGGCGCTCCTGCTGGACGCCAAGTCGCTGATCGCTGTGCCCCTTCTGGCACCCAGCGGTGTGCGCGGAGTGCTCGCCATCGCCCTGACCGAGGACGCGGACCCGACACCCCGGTACGACACGGCGGACCTGGAGCTGGTCGAGGAACTGGCGGCGCGAGCCGGGCTGGCCCTGGAGAACGCGGCCATGTTCGACCGGCAGCGGACCCTGGCGCTGGCGCTACAGAAGTCCCTGCTGCCGACCGACCTACCGCTGCCCGACGGTGTCTCCATCCGCGTCGGCTATGCGCCGGGCGCAGCCTCCGAAGTCAGCGGCGACTTGTATGACGTCGTCGAGCTGTCGGCCGGACGGATCGGCGTGGTCATCGGAGACGTCCAGGGACGCGGTGCGCACGCCGCCGCCGTCATGGGACAGTTGCGCGCCGCACTGCGTGCCTACGCGGTGCTGGATGTGCAGCCCGGTCAGTTGCTGTCGTATCTGGACGAACTGGTCCGCGGGCTGAACGAGGAGATCCTCGTCACCTGCGTGTACGCGATCTACGACCCCTTCACACGGCGCTGCGCTTTAGCCAACGCCGGACATCCGCCGCCCCTGTTGGCCTCCGCGCACGGCACGTATCCGATGGAAGTCCCGCCGGACGTCCCGCTGGGCATCGGCCCGCTGGGGCCCGGCGGCGGCAAGGGCGCCGTGCAGTTCGAGGACCACATCTTCAGCATCCCCCCGGGGGACGTGCTGGTGATGTACACGGACGGGGTCGTGGAGCGGCGCGACCAGTCGGTGGACACCGGTGTGCGCACGCTGTGCCTGGCCATCGAGCGCGTGGTGCGCGAGCCCCGAGCGATCTGCCGGGCCGCGCTGCGCGCCGCAGGCAGCGAGGCGCACGACGACCAGGCGGTGCTCGCCATGGCGACGTCCACGGTCGACCTGCCGCTGTCGCGGCTCGCGCTGCCGGCGCGTCCGGAAGCTGCGTTCGCGGCCCGGCACCACACGCGGGCCGTGCTGCGCGAGTGGGGCCTGAGCGAGCACGCCGAGCTGGCCGAGCTGCTGGTCTCCGAACTGATCACGAACGCGGTGCGGCACGCCAGCAGCCCGCGGCCGACCCCGTGGGGGTCCTTCTCCGACTCCGACCAGTACCCGGAGCCCGAGCCGCCGCCGATGGCCGAGGACATGATGGAGCTGGCGGCGGTCCGGGAGTACGCCGACCACCTCGGCGCCCTGGACGAGGACAACGAGATGGACCTGCTCGCCGAGCCCGGCCTGCTGGACGAGTTGGGGATGCTGGACGGCACGCTGGCCGCCCCCGGCGGCTCGCGGCGGCTGGACCTGGTGCTGCGCCGGGGTCTGCGGGCGCTGTGGATCGAGGTCCACGACCCGGACGTGCGGCTGCCGCGCATCCGGCAGGCCGCGGAAACAGATGAGGGCGGTCGCGGGTTGTATCTGGTGGACGCGCTGTCGGCGCGGTGGGGCGCGCGGCCCACCGACGCCGGGAAGTTCGTCTGGTTCGAGATCCCGCTGTTCTGA
- a CDS encoding FmdB family zinc ribbon protein, which yields MPTYQYQCKDCGEALEVVQKFTDDALNVCPNCQGDLRKVFSAVGIVFKGSGFYRTDSRSSSSSSTAPSSSNGSSGGSGSSASSGSGSSGGSGSSSKGESSSSSSSSSSSSSGSSSGTSSSSSSSSGSSSSTKS from the coding sequence GTGCCGACTTACCAGTACCAGTGCAAGGACTGCGGTGAGGCGCTGGAGGTCGTGCAGAAGTTCACGGACGACGCGCTGAACGTCTGCCCGAACTGCCAGGGCGACCTGCGCAAGGTGTTCTCCGCTGTGGGCATCGTGTTCAAGGGCAGCGGCTTCTACCGTACCGACAGCCGGTCGTCGTCGAGTTCCTCCACGGCGCCGTCGTCGTCGAACGGCTCTTCCGGCGGTTCCGGCTCGTCCGCCTCCTCGGGGTCGGGGAGCTCGGGCGGTTCGGGCAGCTCGTCGAAGGGCGAGTCGTCGTCCTCGTCCTCGTCGTCCTCCTCGTCGTCGAGCGGGTCGTCCTCGGGCACGTCGTCCTCGTCGTCGTCAAGCTCGGGCTCGTCGTCGTCCACAAAGAGCTGA
- a CDS encoding RcpC/CpaB family pilus assembly protein, with protein MPTVTTARPKLAVRMPGRRHWSRTRRLRVIGAAGFAGVSMALLTSEHSVPPPRRPPRFAAESLMSGLVAVPVRFADAGSTGYLRPGDRIDVLAARDAGPGGPPGPPDAGSSPLSEPGTDPPRGETAVATDVSVLEIAHAADAGSLTRSAPDDGGLVFLAVDNATAARLARATVADRLSYALRHG; from the coding sequence ATGCCCACCGTCACCACCGCCCGCCCGAAGCTCGCCGTCCGCATGCCCGGCCGGCGCCACTGGTCGCGCACCCGGCGGCTGCGCGTCATCGGCGCCGCCGGATTCGCCGGCGTCTCGATGGCGCTGCTGACCTCCGAGCACTCCGTCCCACCACCGCGCCGGCCACCCCGCTTCGCGGCGGAATCCCTGATGAGCGGCCTGGTCGCGGTCCCGGTGCGGTTCGCCGACGCCGGCAGCACCGGATACCTGCGCCCCGGCGACCGGATCGACGTGCTCGCCGCCCGCGACGCCGGGCCGGGCGGTCCACCGGGCCCGCCGGACGCCGGCTCCAGCCCGCTCTCCGAGCCCGGCACCGACCCGCCACGGGGTGAGACGGCGGTCGCGACGGACGTCTCAGTCCTCGAGATCGCGCACGCCGCGGACGCCGGTTCGCTGACCCGCTCCGCCCCGGACGACGGCGGTCTGGTGTTCCTGGCTGTGGACAACGCGACCGCCGCCCGACTGGCCCGCGCCACCGTCGCGGACCGCCTGAGCTACGCGCTGCGCCATGGCTGA
- a CDS encoding nitroreductase family protein, whose protein sequence is MDIYEALYTTRAMRRVKPDPIPESVQARILDAAIRAPSGGNGQNWRFLLLDDPEKKKLIGPLYRDALDQLYKTVYAPMLAAVEADPDSPESRQTAKVTKSSQWLGEHFEEVPLFLFAFVQRDRTGGSIFPAVWNAQLAARGQGVGSSLTSILGLFHDDQVKEILGVPAEEKWVQSCCVSFGYPTGRWGVAPRRPVHEVSYRNSWGEPVGFTVDEPLWQPPAES, encoded by the coding sequence ATGGACATTTACGAAGCGCTCTACACCACCCGGGCCATGCGCCGGGTCAAGCCCGACCCGATCCCGGAGTCCGTCCAGGCCCGGATCCTGGACGCCGCGATCCGCGCACCCTCCGGGGGCAACGGGCAGAACTGGCGATTCCTGCTCCTGGACGACCCGGAGAAGAAGAAGCTGATCGGCCCGCTCTACCGGGACGCCCTGGACCAGCTCTACAAGACCGTCTACGCGCCGATGCTCGCCGCCGTCGAGGCGGACCCGGACAGCCCCGAGTCGCGCCAGACGGCCAAGGTCACCAAGTCCTCGCAGTGGCTCGGCGAGCACTTCGAAGAGGTCCCGCTGTTCCTGTTCGCCTTCGTCCAGCGCGACCGCACCGGCGGCTCGATCTTCCCGGCGGTCTGGAACGCCCAGCTCGCCGCCCGCGGCCAAGGCGTCGGCAGCTCGCTGACCTCGATCCTCGGCCTGTTCCATGACGACCAGGTCAAGGAGATCCTCGGCGTGCCGGCCGAGGAGAAGTGGGTCCAGTCCTGCTGCGTGTCCTTCGGCTACCCGACCGGCCGCTGGGGCGTCGCCCCGCGCCGTCCCGTGCACGAGGTCTCGTACCGGAACAGCTGGGGCGAGCCGGTGGGCTTCACCGTCGACGAGCCGCTGTGGCAGCCGCCCGCCGAATCCTGA
- a CDS encoding serpin family protein, which produces MPRKQIAAIATASLAALTACSSSGGTSSASGSLVRADAARPIVGRADAGAASAAVNSFGVDVFHSVADQDEGDVVISPASLATVLTMLLPGAKGQTADQMAKALHTTMPADQFANALGSLDSATVQRGLADKADLQQFDTVWAQKGYGIQQPYLRTLASAFDAGVHETDFTNPENARQTINKTVADQTNGLIKELFGPGSMSADTRLALTDALYLKATWATPFEKYRTSDKTFHLADGTTANVSTMGSGQDFAYAQGNGWQYAELPYQQDHLAMGIVLPAAGTFDKFRTALTADQITAMTSSATSVPVDLELPKFTFDTSRQLNGALQSLGMKSLFDPSSADLSAIPAKPGPLWVGAVVQKAHVAVDEDGTTAAAASGVTVIAGAAPGQPQQQAAEMHVDRPFLFLIRDTVTGQILFLGQVSDPRG; this is translated from the coding sequence ATGCCACGCAAGCAGATAGCCGCGATCGCCACCGCATCCCTGGCCGCCCTCACGGCATGTTCGTCCTCCGGCGGCACCTCGTCGGCGAGCGGTTCGCTGGTGCGCGCCGACGCCGCGCGGCCGATCGTCGGGCGGGCCGACGCGGGCGCCGCCTCGGCCGCCGTGAACAGCTTCGGGGTCGACGTCTTCCACTCGGTCGCGGACCAGGACGAGGGCGATGTCGTGATCTCCCCGGCCAGCCTGGCCACGGTCCTGACCATGCTGTTGCCCGGTGCGAAGGGGCAGACCGCGGACCAGATGGCCAAGGCTCTGCACACCACCATGCCCGCCGACCAGTTCGCGAACGCGCTCGGCTCCCTGGACTCGGCCACCGTGCAGCGCGGACTCGCCGACAAGGCGGACCTGCAGCAGTTCGACACGGTGTGGGCGCAGAAGGGATACGGCATCCAGCAGCCGTATCTACGGACCCTGGCCTCGGCCTTCGACGCCGGCGTCCACGAGACCGACTTCACGAACCCGGAGAACGCACGCCAGACCATCAACAAGACGGTCGCGGACCAGACCAACGGCCTCATCAAGGAGCTCTTCGGCCCCGGCTCCATGTCCGCCGACACCCGGCTGGCCCTCACCGACGCCCTGTACCTCAAGGCGACGTGGGCCACCCCCTTCGAGAAGTACCGGACCTCGGACAAAACGTTCCATCTGGCCGACGGCACGACCGCGAACGTCTCCACGATGGGAAGCGGGCAAGACTTCGCCTACGCGCAAGGCAACGGCTGGCAGTACGCAGAACTGCCCTATCAGCAGGACCACCTGGCGATGGGCATCGTGCTCCCGGCCGCCGGGACCTTCGACAAGTTCCGCACAGCGCTGACCGCCGACCAGATCACCGCCATGACCTCCTCGGCCACGTCGGTCCCGGTCGACCTGGAACTGCCGAAGTTCACGTTCGACACCAGCCGCCAGTTGAACGGCGCGCTGCAGTCCCTGGGGATGAAGTCGCTGTTCGACCCGAGCTCCGCGGACCTGAGCGCCATCCCGGCCAAGCCCGGACCGCTGTGGGTGGGCGCCGTCGTCCAGAAGGCCCACGTCGCCGTGGACGAGGACGGCACCACGGCGGCCGCGGCCTCGGGCGTCACGGTCATCGCCGGCGCCGCACCCGGGCAGCCGCAACAGCAAGCGGCCGAGATGCACGTCGACCGCCCCTTCCTCTTCTTGATCAGGGACACCGTGACGGGCCAGATCCTGTTCCTGGGCCAGGTGAGCGACCCCCGCGGCTGA
- a CDS encoding FHA domain-containing protein encodes MGGPPFGNARWQPPDFRPSDAERDEAIDALSAGAEAGRLSSDTFSHRIDQALAVRSHSELTQLVSDLPIPAEEPGFGQRVVNAVSAIAHFRFKVKAAWRGPSLPRLSLPGGPQGTLRIGRMPECDLQLFDTTVSRYHAEFRRSQAGWVLVDLGSTNGTRVNGWRITAPTAVHPGDEVSFGSVVFSLNGH; translated from the coding sequence ATGGGAGGTCCTCCGTTCGGGAACGCCAGATGGCAGCCGCCGGACTTTCGGCCGTCGGACGCCGAGCGCGACGAAGCCATCGACGCTCTGTCGGCCGGCGCCGAGGCCGGCCGCCTGTCCAGCGACACCTTTTCGCACCGCATAGACCAGGCCCTGGCGGTGCGCTCGCACAGCGAGCTGACCCAACTCGTCTCCGACCTGCCGATCCCGGCCGAGGAGCCGGGCTTCGGCCAGCGCGTGGTCAACGCGGTCTCGGCCATCGCGCACTTCCGCTTCAAGGTCAAGGCGGCCTGGCGCGGCCCCTCCCTGCCGCGCCTGTCCCTCCCCGGCGGCCCGCAGGGCACCCTGCGCATCGGCCGCATGCCCGAATGCGACCTCCAGCTGTTCGACACCACGGTGTCCCGCTACCACGCCGAGTTCCGCCGCTCCCAGGCCGGCTGGGTCCTGGTGGACCTGGGCTCGACCAACGGCACCCGCGTCAACGGCTGGCGCATCACGGCCCCCACCGCGGTCCACCCCGGCGACGAGGTCTCCTTCGGCTCAGTGGTCTTCTCCCTGAACGGCCACTGA